One Camelina sativa cultivar DH55 chromosome 3, Cs, whole genome shotgun sequence genomic window carries:
- the LOC104778318 gene encoding RING-H2 finger protein ATL60-like yields MDEESSSSVFRKFEGEETMGKVLLFATVSIFTGVMFLLLLHLYARLFWWRVEQHFNLNLIQSDDPGSTVIGRNHRRRRFVFAQAQEDPPRNTGLDSKILQSIHVVVFKSTDFKDGLECAVCLSDLVDGDKARVLPRCNHGFHVDCIDMWFQSHSTCPLCRNTVGSVEETAHEESSEDREALSQNQNFESGHSSNQHNPSQDQSPVFGSCSDRSACLIVTEDYPTGNFADSSNDHQQESTDTCDRAQEVTTVVVEIHADTNENFSERVGEEEPKSPMFTRLSSLKKFLSREKKGVVCIIGSSGTNNNNNV; encoded by the coding sequence ATGGACGAAGAATCTAGTAGTTCTGTTTTCAGAAAATTCGAAGGAGAAGAGACTATGGGAAAAGTACTTCTATTTGCAACCGTATCAATTTTCACAGGGGTTATGTTCCTCCTCTTGCTTCATCTCTACGCTAGACTCTTTTGGTGGCGTGTGGAACAACATTTCAACCTAAACCTAATCCAATCCGACGATCCTGGCTCCACAGTCATCGGCCGTAACCATCGACGACGTCGTTTCGTCTTTGCTCAAGCTCAAGAAGATCCTCCTCGTAATACTGGTCTTGATTCTAAAATCCTCCAATCGATCCATGTGGTTGTTTTCAAGTCTACGGACTTTAAAGACGGGCTAGAATGCGCCGTTTGTCTCTCTGATCTCGTTGATGGCGACAAAGCTAGGGTGTTACCAAGGTGTAATCATGGGTTCCATGTTGATTGCATCGACATGTGGTTTCAGTCTCATTCCACTTGTCCTCTCTGTAGAAACACAGTTGGTTCCGTGGAGGAAACGGCACATGAAGAAAGTTCTGAAGACCGTGAGGCTTtatctcaaaatcaaaactttgaatcAGGGCACTCGAGTAATCAGCATAATCCATCTCAAGATCAGAGCCCTGTTTTTGGATCTTGCTCTGATAGAAGCGCATGCCTCATTGTTACTGAAGATTATCCTACTGGAAATTTCGCAGATTCTTCTAACGATCATCAACAAGAATCTACTGATACATGTGACAGAGCACAAGAAGTGACTACGGTTGTAGTGGAAATTCATGCGGATACAAATGAGAATTTCTCCGAGAGAGTCGGCGAAGAAGAACCTAAGTCACCGATGTTCACAAGGCTAAGTTCGCTTAAGAAGTTTTTGAGTAGAGAGAAGAAAGGTGTAGTTTGCATTATTGGTTCAAGCgggaccaacaacaacaacaatgtttGA
- the LOC104778319 gene encoding putative F-box protein At1g53370, with translation MENNLEQQFSEDLLIAKSSNLVREDSDPIPVDLLIDILSRVPAYSIARFRCVSKSWESILRRPDFTELFLTKSVSLPRLLFVVPVNEDSDDEDPFNEASFVSSSPQPQNPDDKSSLVATPFKKCFFRKYIPWDLSPQVVGGLVFLQHSWRTKPQVIFNPVTGESIFLPSMKASGIKRSYFGFDPISKQFKVLCITWSRYETPDTHRILTLETGIKRRWRTIQGPVLPHDYINDGICIKGVLYYEATFPDGCSKMVCFDFRFEKFSFVKLHKDIVPTQRLKLFNCKGKLGAHQRCGFSEERFALWVLEDAGQHKWSKRICILPSKLNKACFFLGMTGTGEIVFSPLTGYHPFCISYYNIERNTVTRINIQGFEKFQNQSSFVSTFLDYEENLKASLRL, from the coding sequence ATGGAGAATAATCTGGAGCAGCAGTTCTCCGAGGATCTATTGATCgcaaaatcttcaaatttggTAAGAGAAGACTCAGACCCAATCCCAGTTGACCTTCTTATTGATATCTTGTCGAGAGTCCCGGCATATTCAATAGCTAGGTTTCGTTGCGTATCCAAATCATGGGAATCCATACTTCGTCGTCCTGATTTCACAGAGCTGTTCCTCACTAAATCTGTGTCTCTTCCACGGCTCCTTTTCGTCGTCCCAGTTAATGAAGACTCAGATGATGAAGACCCATTTAATGAAGCGTCATTTGTCTCCTCTTCGCCTCAACCTCAAAATCCAGATGATAAGTCTTCTCTCGTAGCCACCccttttaaaaagtgtttttttcGCAAATATATTCCATGGGATTTGAGTCCCCAAGTAGTCGGTGGATTGGTCTTCCTTCAACACAGCTGGCGAACAAAACCGCAGGTGATCTTTAACCCCGTCACTGGAGAGTCCATATTTTTACCCAGTATGAAAGCTAGCGGTATTAAGAGAAGCTATTTTGGCTTTGATCCGATCAGCAAACAGTTCAAAGTGTTGTGTATCACATGGTCACGTTATGAAACACCCGATACTCATCGGATTTTGACATTGGAGACTGGAATAAAACGTCGATGGAGGACGATCCAAGGCCCAGTACTTCCCCATGATTATATTAATGATGGAATATGCATAAAAGGTGTTCTGTATTACGAAGCTACATTTCCTGATGGATGTTCTAAGATGGTTTGCTTCGACTTTAGGTTTGAGAAATTCAGCTTTGTTAAACTACATAAAGACATTGTCCCTACTCAGAGGTTAAAATTGTTCAACTGCAAAGGTAAATTAGGTGCACATCAGCGCTGTGGGTTTTCTGAAGAAAGATTTGCGTTGTGGGTTTTAGAAGATGCTGGACAACATAAATGGTCGAAACGTATATGCATATTGCCATCCAAACTCAACAAAGCATGTTTCTTTCTTGGAATGACTGGTACTGGTGAGATTGTATTTTCTCCGCTCACAGGCTATCACCCTTTCTGCATTTCCTACTACAATATAGAGAGGAACACGGTTACAAGAATCAATATTCAGGGTTTTGAAAAGTTTCAGAAtcaatcttcttttgtttccacCTTTCTGGACTATGAAGAAAATTTAAAGGCTTCATTACGActttaa
- the LOC109131402 gene encoding defensin-like protein 275 yields MAFSKFQLGIFLITYSLLIICQSKILNTKQIGQEECVYRGLCQFSRECKSRCGPPEFSHETTGLCMLDYHDNKYRCCCTSNN; encoded by the exons ATGGCTTTCTCAAAGTTTCAACTTGGAATATTTCTCATCACATATTCTCTCCTCATTATTTGCCAGTCAAAGA TATTGAATACAAAACAAATCGGACAAGAAGAGTGTGTTTACAGAGGTCTATGCCAATTCAGCAGAGAATGTAAGAGTCGATGTGGACCGCCTGAATTCTCACATGAAACTACTGGTTTATGCATGCTCGATTATCATGACAACAAATATCGTTGTTGTTGTACTTCAAATAACTAA